From Chryseobacterium salivictor, a single genomic window includes:
- a CDS encoding GLPGLI family protein, whose protein sequence is MGKFISLCVFMKKCLIVTSLFLITFLFGQKMSFVYEMKYRLNKKNPDKFITNTMILDFSDNKSIFRSKVDRISDSLKMNNGSSKIYSSNFENQFYIKKNLINSDIANIITNSEFIYRIEIQEVLKWEILSEKKKIGNNNCQKASVNYGGREWTAWFTNDISINDGPYIFNGLPGLIVSIVDKDKDYEFNLIEIKKSSNLFDVKKNTINIDWNKFEQLAKTYYENPNSSLQQKIKSYKYYRYQDAKGNDIELNLKEMNKGQQDYIKSTNNPIELNHRIDY, encoded by the coding sequence ATGGGTAAATTTATTTCTTTATGTGTTTTTATGAAAAAGTGTTTAATTGTAACTTCTCTATTTCTAATAACATTTTTGTTTGGACAAAAAATGAGTTTTGTTTATGAAATGAAATATAGATTAAATAAAAAAAATCCTGACAAGTTTATTACTAATACAATGATTTTAGATTTTTCAGATAATAAATCCATATTTAGAAGTAAAGTCGATAGAATTTCAGATTCTTTAAAAATGAATAATGGATCATCAAAAATATATTCTTCAAATTTTGAAAATCAATTTTATATAAAAAAAAATTTAATAAATAGTGATATCGCAAATATAATCACAAATAGCGAATTCATATATCGTATTGAAATACAAGAGGTTTTAAAATGGGAAATTTTATCTGAAAAGAAAAAAATAGGGAATAATAACTGTCAGAAAGCTTCAGTCAATTATGGTGGAAGAGAATGGACAGCTTGGTTCACAAATGATATTTCAATTAATGATGGTCCGTATATTTTTAATGGCTTACCTGGGCTAATAGTTTCAATAGTTGATAAAGATAAAGATTATGAGTTTAATTTGATTGAAATTAAAAAATCCTCAAACTTATTTGACGTTAAAAAGAACACTATAAATATTGATTGGAATAAATTTGAACAATTAGCAAAAACATATTATGAAAATCCTAATTCTTCTTTGCAACAAAAAATTAAAAGTTATAAATATTATAGATATCAAGATGCAAAAGGAAATGATATTGAGCTAAATTTAAAAGAAATGAACAAGGGACAACAGGATTATATAAAAAGCACAAACAACCCGATAGAACTCAATCATAGAATTGATTACTAA
- the gwsG gene encoding grasp-with-spasm system ATP-grasp peptide maturase, which produces MILIISDTKENTTNEVIKWLVLMDKDFIRVNESEYFEIIMKDDKLALQSDKNYFFLDDIVSVWYRRGGIKFKRLRYNNEAVDLHMNEVQHWLEDYVLNIIESKPHINKQSKVYFNKLLVLEKAKNVGLDIPKYFLSNKINKLLIGKTIVKPLAGNPMLQSITEDKDAMMYTNVVDKLIDNDVFISFFQEKIDKDFEIRIFYLNGICWSTAIFSQNDNQTKVDFRKYNDDKPNRNVPYLIPKEIERKCQKLMKILDLNSGSLDFIKTGNQYFFLEVNPIGQFLAHSDNCNYNLDKIIASNL; this is translated from the coding sequence ATGATATTAATTATTTCCGATACAAAAGAAAACACAACAAATGAAGTTATAAAATGGTTGGTTCTAATGGATAAAGATTTCATTAGAGTTAATGAGAGTGAATATTTTGAAATAATAATGAAAGATGATAAGCTAGCTCTGCAAAGTGATAAAAATTATTTTTTTTTAGATGATATAGTAAGCGTCTGGTACAGAAGAGGTGGAATTAAATTTAAACGTTTACGTTATAATAATGAGGCCGTAGATTTACACATGAATGAAGTTCAACATTGGCTCGAAGATTATGTTCTAAATATAATTGAATCTAAACCTCACATAAATAAACAATCTAAAGTATATTTTAATAAACTTTTAGTTTTAGAAAAAGCAAAAAATGTTGGTTTGGATATACCTAAATATTTTTTATCAAATAAAATAAATAAATTATTGATAGGAAAAACGATAGTAAAACCTCTTGCTGGAAACCCAATGTTACAATCAATTACTGAAGATAAAGATGCAATGATGTATACTAATGTCGTTGATAAATTGATTGATAATGATGTGTTTATTTCTTTTTTTCAAGAGAAGATTGATAAAGATTTCGAAATACGAATATTCTATTTAAATGGAATTTGTTGGTCTACGGCAATATTTTCTCAAAATGACAACCAGACAAAAGTTGATTTTAGAAAATACAACGACGATAAACCAAATAGAAATGTACCCTATTTAATCCCAAAAGAGATTGAGAGGAAATGCCAAAAACTTATGAAAATACTCGATTTAAATAGTGGTTCATTAGACTTTATTAAGACAGGCAATCAATATTTTTTCTTAGAAGTTAATCCAATCGGTCAATTTTTAGCACATTCGGACAATTGTAATTATAACTTGGATAAAATTATAGCAAGTAATTTATGA
- the gwsS gene encoding grasp-with-spasm system SPASM domain peptide maturase encodes MTFFNFFSNILITKGATRILISDLQRNISELHSLEFNDILEELKYNSIEDISMNFDLKSKKEFQKYLDFLLNKEYGFITENDWDKNFPPLSYEYINSSSISNLFAKISDISFLQKIKQSIEKLQVQHLIIHFDKKLSLAEIVGIDRIFEKSILQGIEIYSHYHKAINSTFINDLNLKTARIYNLVFYNCNEAPFQVEDKYRFDLTFTNQSIKMNSCGKVDLKYFNTNLPKVLEAINHNSCLHKKISIDSEGNIRNCPSMPQSFGNIKDTSLEEALNHKDFKKYWNIAKDEIEVCKNCEFRYICTDCRAYTEQTHKNKNGLDISKPLKCGYDPYIGEWEEWSTNPLKEKAIKFYGMQNLVKK; translated from the coding sequence ATGACATTTTTTAATTTTTTTAGTAATATTCTAATAACAAAAGGAGCCACTAGAATTCTGATTTCTGATTTGCAAAGAAATATTTCAGAATTACATTCACTAGAGTTCAACGATATCCTTGAAGAATTAAAATATAATTCAATCGAAGATATAAGTATGAATTTTGATCTAAAATCCAAAAAAGAATTTCAAAAATATTTAGATTTTTTATTAAATAAAGAGTATGGTTTTATTACAGAAAATGATTGGGATAAAAATTTCCCTCCGCTTTCTTACGAATATATAAATTCTAGTTCAATTTCTAATTTATTTGCTAAAATTAGTGATATTTCATTTCTTCAAAAGATAAAACAATCCATTGAAAAACTTCAAGTACAACATCTTATTATCCATTTTGACAAAAAATTAAGTTTAGCAGAGATAGTTGGCATAGATAGAATATTTGAAAAATCTATTCTCCAAGGCATAGAAATCTATTCTCATTATCATAAAGCTATTAACTCCACATTTATTAATGATTTGAATCTCAAAACTGCTAGAATTTATAATTTAGTTTTTTATAATTGTAATGAAGCTCCATTTCAAGTCGAAGATAAGTATAGGTTCGATTTAACATTTACTAATCAAAGCATTAAAATGAATTCTTGTGGTAAAGTAGATTTAAAATATTTTAATACCAATCTACCAAAGGTTTTAGAAGCCATTAACCACAACTCTTGTCTCCACAAAAAAATTTCAATTGATTCTGAAGGAAATATCAGAAATTGCCCGTCAATGCCTCAAAGCTTTGGTAATATAAAAGACACATCCCTCGAAGAAGCTTTAAACCACAAAGATTTTAAAAAATACTGGAACATAGCCAAAGACGAAATAGAAGTATGCAAAAATTGCGAGTTCCGTTACATTTGTACAGATTGTCGTGCTTATACCGAACAAACACATAAAAATAAAAATGGTTTAGATATTTCCAAACCACTTAAATGCGGTTATGATCCCTATATTGGAGAATGGGAAGAATGGAGCACCAATCCATTAAAAGAAAAAGCAATCAAGTTCTACGGTATGCAAAATTTGGTAAAAAAATAA
- a CDS encoding peptidase domain-containing ABC transporter, whose protein sequence is MKTFPFYKQPDTKDCGPTCLRIVSKYYGKTIPLQQIRNLSETTREGSSLLGLSDAAENLGFRSLGVQVDFNTLVEEVPLPCIVHWNKQHFVVVYKIDKTGKVYISDPSYGLITYEKEEFIKFWIGENATENTEEGIALLLETTPAFFKNEFDEQESKASFSFLSRYLFKYKSLVFQLAMGLLAGSLMSLILPFLTQSIVDVGIQNQDLNFIYLVLLAQVMLFLGRMGIEVIRSWILLHLSTRINISIISDFFIKLMKLPISFFDTRMTGDIMQRINDHHRIEQLLTNSSLNTLFSLVNLIIFSIVLLFYDYRLFLVYLIGAVLYVVWITFFLKKRKELDYKRFSQVSQEQSKVIELINGMQEIKMHNAEKQKRWGWEFLQVKLFKIQIKSLSLEQWQSVGGNFINQIKDILVSFLSAKLVLEGNLTLGMMLSVQYIIGQLNSPLMQLIDFIKQTQDAKISLERLGEIHDKEDEENADEQYTSEIPQQDIEVQNLSFRYVGSDAFVFENLNLSIPYQKTTAIVGASGSGKTTLLKLLMKFYEPNEGEIKLGNTKLKNISPRTWRDHCGVVMQEGYVFNDTIAQNIAVGEDYIDKNKLRKAVEIANIKDFVEGLPLSYNTKIGNEGVGVSGGQRQRLFIARAVYKSPEYIFFDEATSALDANNEKVIMENLENFFKGKTAIVIAHRLSTVKHADKIVVLDRGKVVEEGNHSELVAKKGEYYRLVKNQLELGN, encoded by the coding sequence ATTAAAACCTTCCCTTTCTACAAACAACCCGACACCAAAGACTGTGGACCAACATGTCTTAGAATCGTCAGTAAATACTATGGTAAAACCATTCCCTTACAACAAATCCGTAACCTTTCAGAAACCACAAGAGAAGGAAGTTCTTTACTTGGTTTAAGCGACGCAGCGGAAAATCTAGGTTTTAGAAGTTTAGGAGTTCAGGTAGATTTCAACACGTTGGTAGAGGAAGTTCCCCTTCCGTGTATCGTACATTGGAACAAGCAACATTTTGTAGTTGTTTATAAAATTGATAAAACAGGAAAAGTTTATATTTCAGATCCAAGTTATGGTTTAATCACCTATGAAAAAGAAGAATTTATCAAATTTTGGATTGGGGAAAATGCCACCGAAAATACAGAAGAAGGAATTGCCCTTTTATTAGAAACAACCCCCGCTTTTTTCAAAAATGAATTTGACGAACAGGAAAGCAAAGCCAGCTTTTCTTTTCTTTCAAGGTATCTTTTCAAATACAAATCCCTTGTTTTTCAGTTGGCAATGGGTTTATTGGCAGGAAGTTTAATGTCGCTGATACTTCCGTTCCTTACCCAAAGTATCGTAGATGTGGGAATTCAAAACCAAGATTTGAATTTTATTTATTTGGTTTTGCTCGCACAAGTAATGCTTTTTCTCGGAAGAATGGGCATCGAAGTCATCCGAAGCTGGATCCTACTCCATCTCTCTACAAGAATCAATATTTCCATTATCTCCGATTTCTTTATCAAGCTGATGAAACTTCCCATCAGTTTCTTCGATACCAGAATGACGGGAGATATTATGCAGCGTATTAACGACCATCACAGGATTGAACAACTCTTAACCAATTCTTCACTCAATACTTTATTTTCGCTAGTCAATTTGATTATTTTCAGTATTGTATTGCTGTTTTATGATTACAGATTATTTTTAGTTTACTTAATCGGTGCGGTTTTATATGTTGTTTGGATTACTTTTTTTCTCAAAAAAAGAAAAGAACTCGACTACAAAAGGTTTTCCCAAGTTTCCCAAGAACAAAGTAAAGTCATTGAATTGATTAATGGAATGCAGGAAATAAAAATGCACAATGCCGAAAAACAGAAACGTTGGGGTTGGGAGTTTTTGCAGGTTAAATTATTTAAAATTCAAATAAAATCCCTTTCATTAGAGCAATGGCAATCTGTTGGTGGAAATTTCATCAACCAAATTAAAGATATTTTGGTGAGTTTTCTTTCCGCAAAATTGGTTTTGGAAGGAAATCTTACTTTGGGAATGATGCTTTCCGTACAATACATTATTGGGCAGTTGAACAGTCCTTTAATGCAGCTGATTGATTTTATTAAGCAAACACAGGATGCCAAAATTTCTTTGGAAAGATTAGGTGAAATACATGATAAAGAAGATGAAGAAAATGCTGATGAACAATATACTTCCGAAATTCCGCAACAAGATATTGAAGTACAAAATCTCTCCTTTCGATACGTTGGTTCAGATGCTTTTGTTTTTGAAAATCTGAATCTGAGTATTCCTTATCAAAAAACTACAGCCATTGTCGGAGCAAGCGGAAGCGGAAAAACAACCTTACTAAAATTATTAATGAAATTTTACGAACCAAACGAAGGTGAAATAAAATTAGGAAATACCAAACTCAAAAATATTTCTCCAAGAACTTGGCGGGATCATTGCGGAGTTGTTATGCAGGAAGGTTATGTTTTTAATGATACCATTGCCCAAAACATTGCTGTTGGCGAAGATTATATTGATAAAAATAAATTGCGAAAAGCCGTTGAAATTGCCAACATTAAAGATTTTGTAGAAGGTTTGCCGTTAAGTTACAATACAAAAATTGGCAATGAAGGAGTTGGAGTAAGCGGCGGACAAAGACAAAGATTATTTATTGCAAGAGCAGTTTATAAATCTCCAGAATATATTTTCTTCGATGAAGCGACGAGCGCTTTAGATGCCAATAACGAAAAAGTAATCATGGAAAATCTTGAAAATTTCTTCAAAGGAAAAACGGCTATTGTGATTGCTCATCGATTATCAACCGTAAAACACGCCGATAAAATCGTAGTGTTGGATAGAGGAAAAGTTGTGGAAGAAGGCAATCACTCAGAATTAGTGGCAAAAAAAGGAGAATATTACCGACTTGTTAAAAATCAATTGGAACTTGGAAACTAA
- a CDS encoding HlyD family secretion protein, translating to METKKDLLDNLELRSENVQDILTQPPHWMIRWGNSLILVILGMIILMSYFIKYPEFIPASIIVTSQNPPEKLEARINSKIEKIFIKNQQEVKKNEILMVLQSTSNYQDVLKLKKLVDSISPNQIFSFPINETSRFKLGELQSDYNTFAKAFRDEKLFTRLQPYAPENLAANQGISEYRGRISTLRQQKNLELAKYELSKKNYQRSQELFNQGVIAAMELENEKIKFLQAQQNLENINISLSQMEEGISNLNKTKSGASINTEKDKITYSSQTLQLFEQLRKSLKDWEQNYLLISSTDGIASFQQFWGENQFIKSGDAVLSILPKDKAAVVGRMLVPSANSGKIAQGQKVLIKLDNFRYQEFGIVEGKVQNISLTPDKDGNYYVDVVLPKGLKTSYNKQLPFDKELKGNAEIVTQDLRLIERFFYQIRKLLGYQV from the coding sequence TTGGAAACTAAAAAAGACCTATTAGATAATTTAGAACTGCGGTCAGAAAACGTGCAGGACATTCTCACGCAACCGCCACATTGGATGATCCGATGGGGAAATTCACTTATTTTGGTGATTTTGGGAATGATCATTTTAATGAGTTATTTCATCAAATACCCCGAATTTATTCCTGCTTCAATTATTGTTACCTCTCAGAATCCACCAGAAAAATTAGAAGCAAGAATTAATTCTAAAATCGAAAAAATATTTATTAAAAATCAACAAGAAGTAAAAAAGAATGAGATTTTGATGGTTTTGCAATCCACTTCAAATTATCAGGATGTTTTAAAACTCAAAAAGTTGGTAGATTCTATTTCTCCCAATCAAATTTTCTCATTTCCTATTAATGAAACTTCAAGATTCAAATTAGGAGAATTACAAAGTGATTACAATACTTTTGCAAAAGCTTTTCGGGACGAAAAATTATTTACACGACTTCAACCTTATGCGCCAGAAAATTTAGCCGCTAATCAAGGAATTTCTGAATATAGAGGAAGAATTTCTACGTTAAGACAACAAAAAAATCTAGAGCTTGCAAAATATGAATTGAGTAAAAAAAATTATCAGCGTTCGCAGGAATTGTTTAATCAAGGAGTCATTGCTGCGATGGAATTGGAAAACGAAAAAATAAAATTCCTTCAAGCACAACAGAATTTAGAAAACATCAATATTTCTTTATCTCAAATGGAAGAAGGAATTTCTAACCTGAATAAGACCAAAAGCGGAGCTTCCATCAATACTGAAAAAGATAAAATCACTTATTCTTCGCAAACTTTGCAATTATTTGAGCAGTTGAGAAAATCACTGAAAGATTGGGAACAAAATTATTTGCTCATTTCTTCTACAGACGGTATTGCAAGTTTTCAACAATTTTGGGGAGAAAACCAGTTTATAAAATCCGGCGATGCCGTTTTGTCTATTTTGCCGAAAGATAAAGCGGCTGTTGTAGGGAGAATGTTGGTTCCATCAGCAAATTCCGGAAAAATTGCCCAAGGACAAAAAGTTTTAATAAAATTAGATAATTTCCGTTATCAGGAATTTGGCATCGTAGAAGGAAAGGTTCAAAATATTTCCTTGACTCCCGATAAAGATGGTAATTATTACGTGGATGTTGTTCTTCCGAAAGGGTTGAAAACTTCGTACAACAAGCAACTACCATTCGACAAAGAACTCAAAGGTAACGCCGAAATTGTAACTCAGGATTTAAGATTGATTGAAAGATTCTTTTATCAGATTAGAAAATTGTTGGGGTATCAAGTTTAA
- a CDS encoding PRTRC system ThiF family protein, whose amino-acid sequence MNSEKIKVHFTDNDLLNPTNPVTVNLIGAGGTGSQVLTALARMNHALTELNHAGLSVRLWDDDVITDANLGRQLFAESELGLHKSVALINRINRFFGTNWKAETHKFEKNDLGRVQNNMQSAIYISCVDNVKSRFEIAEILNELKEGRRLYRNQCKYWMDFGNSQYSGQVLLSTIGNIKQPSSDKYEAVVNLPFVTEEFGELLKISELEDDTPSCSLAEALEKQDLYINSTLAQMGSSLLWNLFRNGMTENRGFFLNLKSFQSQPIKL is encoded by the coding sequence ATAAATTCAGAAAAAATAAAAGTCCATTTTACCGATAACGATTTGCTCAATCCTACCAATCCTGTAACGGTAAATTTAATCGGAGCAGGCGGAACAGGTTCGCAGGTTTTAACGGCTTTGGCAAGAATGAACCATGCTTTAACCGAACTGAATCATGCTGGGTTATCGGTAAGATTATGGGATGATGATGTGATTACTGACGCGAATTTGGGAAGACAATTATTTGCAGAAAGTGAGTTGGGATTGCATAAATCCGTTGCGCTAATCAATAGAATTAATCGTTTTTTCGGAACGAATTGGAAAGCAGAAACCCACAAATTTGAAAAAAATGATTTGGGAAGAGTACAGAATAATATGCAGTCTGCAATTTATATTTCGTGTGTGGATAATGTAAAATCTCGTTTTGAAATTGCTGAAATTCTAAATGAATTAAAAGAGGGTAGGAGATTATACAGAAATCAATGCAAATATTGGATGGATTTTGGGAATAGCCAATATTCGGGGCAGGTTTTGCTTTCCACAATCGGAAATATCAAACAACCCAGTTCCGATAAATATGAAGCGGTTGTCAATTTACCTTTTGTAACGGAAGAATTTGGCGAACTTTTAAAGATTTCTGAATTAGAAGATGATACACCAAGTTGTAGTTTGGCGGAAGCATTGGAAAAGCAGGATTTGTATATCAACTCAACATTGGCACAAATGGGAAGTTCTTTGTTATGGAATCTTTTCCGCAACGGAATGACTGAAAACAGAGGTTTCTTCCTTAATCTGAAAAGCTTTCAATCTCAACCTATAAAGTTGTAA
- a CDS encoding PRTRC system protein B, which yields MKNDKTENEIIDITNNFGTLYHPKSALVFYQTESPNSETYVEFFDMDKCGNPVNAHPLTVREAQRLSKTLNIQNKKDKDFLKPKGIISQNILHINSSENGKVVWFTQAQDRDLFFVKNLNIPNGKSNVPSLLWIANKQNLKIFALETDERPEENTPLFHAPFFNVYENGNVCMGTVDVKIKNSASLEEFTESWEHYFFNSYFSHLMHNHNPIKENCVNLWKNQIETKEIFPKEILVKNNRTLKELLQ from the coding sequence ATGAAAAATGATAAAACTGAAAACGAAATCATTGATATTACTAACAATTTTGGGACACTCTATCACCCAAAATCGGCATTGGTTTTTTATCAAACTGAAAGTCCAAATTCAGAAACTTATGTGGAGTTTTTCGATATGGATAAATGCGGAAATCCAGTCAACGCGCATCCTTTGACTGTGAGAGAAGCACAAAGACTTTCTAAAACTCTCAATATTCAGAATAAAAAGGATAAAGATTTTCTAAAACCGAAAGGAATTATTTCTCAAAATATCCTTCACATCAATTCATCCGAAAACGGAAAAGTAGTTTGGTTTACCCAAGCGCAGGATAGAGATTTGTTTTTTGTGAAAAATCTGAATATTCCCAACGGAAAATCAAATGTTCCGTCACTTCTCTGGATTGCTAATAAACAGAATTTAAAAATTTTCGCTTTAGAAACTGATGAACGCCCCGAAGAAAATACACCACTTTTCCACGCTCCATTTTTCAATGTGTATGAAAACGGAAATGTTTGCATGGGAACGGTGGATGTGAAAATTAAAAACTCCGCTTCTTTGGAAGAATTTACCGAAAGTTGGGAGCATTATTTTTTCAATTCATATTTCAGCCATTTGATGCATAATCATAATCCGATAAAAGAAAATTGCGTGAATCTTTGGAAAAATCAGATTGAAACAAAAGAAATTTTCCCGAAAGAAATTTTAGTAAAAAATAACAGAACATTAAAAGAATTATTGCAATGA
- a CDS encoding PRTRC system protein C translates to MLLATQLERVFIIKDNGQEIRLTDPEPKWSVESVMNFYANSYPILTNAKVSVPQIKDDTIQYKFESVMGTKG, encoded by the coding sequence ATGTTATTAGCAACCCAATTAGAAAGAGTTTTTATTATCAAAGACAACGGGCAAGAAATCCGATTGACCGATCCCGAACCGAAATGGAGTGTAGAATCCGTGATGAATTTTTATGCCAATTCGTACCCAATTCTAACTAATGCCAAAGTTTCTGTACCGCAAATTAAAGATGATACGATTCAGTACAAATTTGAAAGCGTGATGGGAACAAAAGGCTAA
- a CDS encoding prtrc system protein e, with protein sequence MQTNFFRQIANINLTGDLQITFTQTTENNYVVSVLLKNEQCGDEARKTIPPLNLRGTAEELDNGFFESITTPLQTASGLMVDMESFMKQLEETKKNSAMEKGKSDKEQKDKEAKEKKFKDALLKAEELEKEEKYKEAWSALPKVSEFPDYAEIIRKKQDECERHFAPSLFTENQS encoded by the coding sequence ATGCAAACTAATTTTTTCAGACAAATAGCCAATATCAACCTTACAGGTGATTTACAAATCACATTTACCCAAACCACAGAAAACAATTATGTTGTTTCCGTATTGCTCAAAAACGAGCAATGCGGGGACGAAGCGAGGAAAACTATTCCACCCTTGAATTTACGAGGAACAGCGGAAGAATTGGACAACGGTTTTTTTGAAAGTATAACTACACCGCTACAAACTGCTTCGGGATTAATGGTGGATATGGAAAGTTTTATGAAGCAACTCGAAGAAACCAAAAAGAACTCGGCAATGGAAAAGGGAAAATCCGATAAGGAGCAAAAAGATAAGGAAGCCAAAGAGAAAAAGTTTAAAGATGCTTTGCTGAAAGCCGAAGAACTTGAAAAAGAAGAAAAGTACAAAGAAGCTTGGTCTGCACTTCCCAAAGTTTCGGAATTTCCCGATTACGCTGAAATTATCCGTAAAAAACAGGATGAATGTGAAAGACATTTTGCGCCAAGTCTTTTTACTGAAAACCAGTCCTAA
- a CDS encoding single-stranded DNA-binding protein → MNIIGRITKNAEINTLKNDKKVVNFSVAINDSYKNKQGERIEQTSYYNCSYWISANVAKILTKGALVELSGRVSSSAWIGKDGEIRSGLNFHTSNIKLHGGGKKIDMEEQPTAKPQNATALIDETEDDLPF, encoded by the coding sequence ATGAACATCATTGGAAGAATTACCAAAAATGCAGAAATCAACACTTTGAAAAATGACAAAAAAGTCGTGAATTTCTCAGTAGCCATCAATGACAGCTACAAAAACAAACAAGGCGAACGCATAGAACAAACGAGTTATTATAATTGCTCCTATTGGATTAGCGCAAACGTAGCAAAAATCCTTACCAAAGGTGCTTTGGTGGAGCTTTCGGGTAGAGTAAGTTCGAGTGCGTGGATTGGAAAAGACGGAGAAATCCGCTCGGGATTGAATTTCCACACTTCAAACATCAAATTACACGGAGGTGGAAAAAAAATTGATATGGAAGAACAACCAACGGCAAAACCTCAAAATGCAACCGCTTTGATTGATGAAACAGAGGATGATTTACCGTTTTAG